The following proteins are co-located in the Deltaproteobacteria bacterium genome:
- a CDS encoding CCA tRNA nucleotidyltransferase encodes MTATDRRYRDAVKAMQSLERAGFTTRLAGGCVRDRILGKVPYDYDLATTATPDVVMAHFRAEKLSTIPTGVDHGTVTLVMPSGPIEITTLRKDVATDGRRAEVQFGSSFADDAARRDFTINALFEDSAGKIDDFVGGQADLSQGILRFVGDPRTRISEDYLRILRLFRFWATLGFRPDAATLRAVGEGKEGLRRISQERITQEWIKMCSGKTLDAALDAMVAAGVFAVILPEVTPVRLPPARDLQAWQTPVLPAIGVLAGLCLADGVHDAKRLQAIGERMRLSRTDTRVLVFFATAREVLIGTQVKDIADKLIFVDSCEHVAGQGSLTAVFAPVLDAFAECKQMLDEICAAENQYGHRRKAVLPINGRDLGKHLNLTEGPELGRQLTRLKRAYYNGLWQTKDEGLQLIAST; translated from the coding sequence ATGACTGCCACCGATCGCCGCTACCGAGATGCCGTGAAGGCGATGCAGAGCCTGGAGCGCGCAGGATTTACCACCCGATTGGCCGGCGGGTGTGTGCGGGACCGTATTTTAGGCAAAGTCCCGTATGATTACGATTTGGCCACGACCGCCACACCTGATGTTGTGATGGCGCATTTTCGAGCAGAAAAGCTGAGCACGATCCCTACAGGGGTCGACCATGGCACCGTCACCCTGGTGATGCCGTCTGGGCCCATCGAGATCACGACGTTGCGAAAAGACGTCGCAACAGATGGGAGGAGGGCCGAAGTCCAGTTCGGATCTAGCTTTGCCGACGATGCCGCACGTCGCGACTTCACTATCAACGCCCTCTTCGAGGATAGTGCCGGCAAGATTGACGACTTCGTGGGGGGGCAGGCTGACCTGAGCCAGGGAATCTTGCGCTTTGTTGGAGATCCACGGACACGAATTAGTGAGGATTATCTGCGCATCCTCAGGCTGTTTCGCTTCTGGGCGACGCTAGGGTTTAGGCCGGATGCGGCAACGCTTCGTGCCGTGGGTGAAGGCAAAGAGGGCCTGAGGCGTATCAGCCAGGAGCGCATCACGCAGGAGTGGATCAAGATGTGTAGCGGGAAGACTCTGGACGCGGCACTTGATGCCATGGTGGCTGCTGGTGTGTTTGCGGTGATCTTACCGGAGGTCACACCCGTGAGGCTGCCCCCAGCCAGGGATCTGCAGGCATGGCAGACTCCCGTGCTGCCCGCCATCGGTGTTCTGGCAGGTCTTTGCCTTGCAGATGGCGTCCATGATGCCAAACGTCTTCAAGCTATTGGCGAGCGTATGCGTCTTTCGCGCACCGATACGCGCGTCCTCGTATTTTTCGCAACGGCGCGCGAGGTGCTCATTGGGACACAGGTCAAAGACATTGCAGATAAACTCATATTTGTGGATAGTTGTGAGCATGTGGCGGGGCAGGGGAGTCTCACCGCTGTTTTTGCGCCTGTGCTCGATGCATTTGCTGAATGTAAACAAATGTTGGATGAAATCTGTGCGGCAGAGAACCAATACGGACACAGGCGCAAGGCAGTGTTGCCCATTAACGGGCGTGACTTGGGTAAACACCTAAATCTTACTGAAGGACCTGAGCTCGGCCGACAACTTACGCGCCTTAAGCGAGCCTATTATAACGGCCTTTGGCAGACCAAGGACGAGGGACTCCAGTTGATCGCGTCAACTTGA